AATTACTATTCTTGATCTTCATAAAGATCAATTTCAGCTTTTAATGGTTTCATTGCAGGGAAAAGTAATACATCTCTAATTGAGTGTTGGTTTGTAAGCATCATTACTAATCTATCAATACCAATACCTTGTCCTGCTGTTGGAGCCATACCATATGATAATGCATTTACAAAATCTTCGTCCATTTCGTGTGCTTCATCATCACCTTTATCTTTTGCAGCCATTTGTCCTTCAAATCTTTTTAATTGGTCAAGTGGATCATTTAACTCACTAAATGCATTAGCAATCTCTTTACCTGCAATAAATAATTCAAATCTATCTGTTAAGTGAGGTTTCTCATCACTTCTTCTAGCAAGTGGTGAAATCTCAACTGGATATTCAGTAATAAATGTTGGGTTGATTAATTTTTCTTCAACAAATTCATCAAAAAGTTCACCTTGAAGTTGTCCAAGATTTAAGTTTTCATCAACTTCTATGTTGTTTTCTTTTAAATAAGCAATTATTTTTTCTCTATCTTCAGTAATATCAGCTGGAACTCCTCCAACAGTTGTAAGAGATTCAATAAGTGGAATTTCAGTAAAGTTATCAAAGTCAATTTTTAAATCACCATAAGGTAAGATAGTTGGTAAATCTAAATGTTCAAATAAGAAATCAAAGTACTCTTTAGTAATTTCAATTAGGTCTTTATATGTTTTATAAGCCCAATAAAATTCAATTGAAGTAAACTCAGGATTGTGTGTTGCATCCATACCTTCATTTCTAAAGTTTCTATTTATTTCAAATACTGCTTCAAATCCACCTACAATTAATCTTTTCAAATATAATTCAGGTGCAATTCTTAAGTATCTATCTACACCTAAAGAGTTGTGGTGAGTAACAAAAGGTTTAGCATTTGCTCCACCTGCAATTGGGTGCATCATAGGAGTTTCTACTTCTAAGAAACCTTTGTTTTCAAAAAATCTTCTAGTTAAAGATATAACTCTACTTCTAATTTGAAAAGTTTTTCTTACTTGAGAGTTCATAATTAAATCTAAGTATCTTTGTCTATATCTTAACTCTTTATCTTGAATACCATGATATTTTTCAGGTAGTGGAGATATAGATTTTGTAAGAATTACTAAATTATTTACATGAAGTGATAATTCACCTTTGTTTGTTACAAATGGATATCCTGTAACTTCAACAATATCACCAACTTCTACATTCTTTTTGAAGATATTATTATAAAAACCTTCTGGTAAGTTATCTCTTGCTACATAAATTTGTAAAATACCACTTTCGTCTTCAACTTTCAAAAAACTTGCTTTTCCCATTAGTCTGAAGAACTTAATTCTTCCAGAGATTGTATAACTTCTATTTTCATCTCTTCTGTTTTCTAATTGAAAAATATCTGTATTAACATTTATATATTTTGCAATTGTTGTATTTCTTTCACTTTTATTTGAATATGGATTTACACCTAGTTCTCTTAATGTATTCGCTTTTTCTATTCTTTGTTGTATATATTTATTTTCAAACAATCTATATATCCTTTATTCTATTTATTTTCTTGTGTATTTGTATTATTTTGTTCTGTTTGTTTTTCTTCAAGTTTTTTTGAAACTTCTTCTTTTATTTTTGTTGCTTGTTCTACTGTATTTTTTGTTGTCTCTTCGATTTGTTCTGTTACTTTTTTCTCTATTGTTTTATTTAAAGTATCTTTAGTTTTATCTACTACGTTATTTACTCCATCTTCAATAGATTTAGAAACTTTTGTAGTATCTAATTTTACTATATATCCACCAACATCTACTAAATATGGGAATGTAATTGAAGTTCCAATTTTCTCATCAATAAAAGATTTAAATGATTGTACTTGATAAACTGCATAAATAATTACAGAAAAAATTAAAAATATTTTAGCACTACCAAATAAAAATCCTAAAACTCTATTAACTGCACCAAGACCACTTATGTCTGTTATTTTATTTAAAATAATTGTAATAACATAAACAACCAGCCAAAATCCAACTAAAGCAGCAATAAATCCAATTAACTTGATAGTAGCTTCATTTTCTAATGCTAATATTGAAGCTAATACATTTCCTACTTCAAGTGAAAATCTAGAAGCGATAAAAATACCACCAATAATTCCAACAAGTCCTAAAACTTCTTTAATAAAACCTCTAAAAAGTCCCTTCAGTCCCAAAATAACTGTTAAACCTACAACGACCATATCAAAAATAGTAAAATCTTGCAACTTATTTCCTTTCTAAATAATGTGAATTATAACTAAGTTTTTCCAAATAGAAGTTTAATTAAAATTAATGATAATTTCAGCACCTTTATAGTTGTTTTTTTGGTACGAAAATTCACAATTTCTTATATCTATTTGGTAGTGCATATGTTCACTCAAAAGTTCATGCACCATATACAATCCCATACCCATTCCAAAGGTTTGATGTTTTGTAGTAAAATATGGTTCAAATATTTTAGAAATGTTATCTTTATCTATTCCTTCACCCGAATCTTTTATATAAAGTTTTTTATCTTTTAATTCAACTAAAATAACTCTATTTTCTGAATCTTTGTTTTTTATCACTGCAAATATGGCATTATCTAATAAGTTTGTAATACATTGTTGAAATTCAGTTTTATAGCCATTTATAATAAAATCATCATCATAAATAAATTCAGTTTTAATATAATTTTCTTTTATTGTTGAGTCCAAAAATTTTATAGAATTATTTATAGCATCAACAATACTAAAATTAATATGACATTTTTCCTCAACAAAATAGTTACTAAAATTATCAATTGTTTTAGAGAGTTTTGCTGTGTTTTCTACAATCACATCGCAAGTTTTATTAAAGTCTTCATCACTTAATATATTCATCTCTTTTTGAAGTTGCATACCACTTGTTGCTGTACTAATTGTACTTAAAGGTTGTCTCCATTGATGAGCAATATTTTTTAAAGTATCTGCTATTGCAGTGATTTTTGATTGTTGGAAAAGTAATCTATCTTTCTCTTTACTTTTTTTAATCTCTTTTTGAATTTTTTCTTCTAATGATTCATTTAATTTTTTTAATTCACTTGTTTTATCTTGAACTAATTTTTCCAAATTATTATTTAAATATCTTAGTTTTTGTTTTTGTTTAATTATTTGTGTAATATCAGTTAATGTAACAATTAAATATTTATCTAATTGCTCTTTTGAACAATTTATAGAAAAGTGTCTTAATTCTTCATTTGTATCATATATTGCTACTTTAAAGTTTTCATCTTGATTTTCAAAAATATATTCAGCCCAATTTTTACCATCATAATCTTTATTTATAACATATGTTGAATCTTCCATCTCTACAAAAGTATGGCAAATACAAATATATTTTTCTTTAAACTCTTTTTGTGTTTTTACATCAGTAAAGAAATTTAGTAACTGCATATTTGAGTTTATGATTGTTTTTCCATCTGTTATGATAATAATATTTGATTGTGAATCTAAAATTGATTGTCGTTTAGCTTCTTGTACTTTTAGCTGTTTTATATGATTTTTTAATTTTCTGTTTAATTTTTTTGAATGGGAATTATTTAAGAAATTTACATACATAATAAAGAAAAATAGTAAAATCAAAATAATAATTGAGGCTAACATAATCATCTGTTTTTGATTATTATTAATAACTTTAGTATCAATAAATTTTAGTGGTAAAAAAGATATAATAGAGCCTAAATACTCGCCATTCTCATCTTTTAACTCATAAGTATTAATAAGTTTATTATCTAAAATGGTAAATTTTTTAAGATGTAAAAAATCTTCAACTTCTCTATTTTTAAAGAAGTCAATATATTCAGTTGAAGCACTTTGATTTGCAATATAATAATCTTTTACATATTTTTTTGTAAAAGGAAATTTAATTCTTTGATTATACTTTTTATCAACAATAACTAAAGAGTGTATATTATGTTTTTTTAATTGTTTAGTAATAGAGTTAAAATGTGTAATAACTTCAATAAATCCTAAAAAATTATTTTCTAAGTCAAAAATGGGAGTTCTTGCTTTTATACTTAAATCATAATG
This genomic window from Arcobacter sp. CECT 8986 contains:
- the lysS gene encoding lysine--tRNA ligase, yielding MFENKYIQQRIEKANTLRELGVNPYSNKSERNTTIAKYINVNTDIFQLENRRDENRSYTISGRIKFFRLMGKASFLKVEDESGILQIYVARDNLPEGFYNNIFKKNVEVGDIVEVTGYPFVTNKGELSLHVNNLVILTKSISPLPEKYHGIQDKELRYRQRYLDLIMNSQVRKTFQIRSRVISLTRRFFENKGFLEVETPMMHPIAGGANAKPFVTHHNSLGVDRYLRIAPELYLKRLIVGGFEAVFEINRNFRNEGMDATHNPEFTSIEFYWAYKTYKDLIEITKEYFDFLFEHLDLPTILPYGDLKIDFDNFTEIPLIESLTTVGGVPADITEDREKIIAYLKENNIEVDENLNLGQLQGELFDEFVEEKLINPTFITEYPVEISPLARRSDEKPHLTDRFELFIAGKEIANAFSELNDPLDQLKRFEGQMAAKDKGDDEAHEMDEDFVNALSYGMAPTAGQGIGIDRLVMMLTNQHSIRDVLLFPAMKPLKAEIDLYEDQE
- a CDS encoding CvpA family protein; this translates as MQDFTIFDMVVVGLTVILGLKGLFRGFIKEVLGLVGIIGGIFIASRFSLEVGNVLASILALENEATIKLIGFIAALVGFWLVVYVITIILNKITDISGLGAVNRVLGFLFGSAKIFLIFSVIIYAVYQVQSFKSFIDEKIGTSITFPYLVDVGGYIVKLDTTKVSKSIEDGVNNVVDKTKDTLNKTIEKKVTEQIEETTKNTVEQATKIKEEVSKKLEEKQTEQNNTNTQENK
- a CDS encoding sensor histidine kinase — translated: MLYKKNNKILYLFILLSLFIIFIIVLYIKKEKEDLLNSRFQHSSETITKFISSLIEEKQNATLTMAISLAKDDRLYSYMKNKEFNKFEYKKISSQIQKYTKFKNVWIQIVNNQGHSIYRSWDELRNDNLQFRKDVRKILKKKDISTSISVGHYDLSIKARTPIFDLENNFLGFIEVITHFNSITKQLKKHNIHSLVIVDKKYNQRIKFPFTKKYVKDYYIANQSASTEYIDFFKNREVEDFLHLKKFTILDNKLINTYELKDENGEYLGSIISFLPLKFIDTKVINNNQKQMIMLASIIILILLFFFIMYVNFLNNSHSKKLNRKLKNHIKQLKVQEAKRQSILDSQSNIIIITDGKTIINSNMQLLNFFTDVKTQKEFKEKYICICHTFVEMEDSTYVINKDYDGKNWAEYIFENQDENFKVAIYDTNEELRHFSINCSKEQLDKYLIVTLTDITQIIKQKQKLRYLNNNLEKLVQDKTSELKKLNESLEEKIQKEIKKSKEKDRLLFQQSKITAIADTLKNIAHQWRQPLSTISTATSGMQLQKEMNILSDEDFNKTCDVIVENTAKLSKTIDNFSNYFVEEKCHINFSIVDAINNSIKFLDSTIKENYIKTEFIYDDDFIINGYKTEFQQCITNLLDNAIFAVIKNKDSENRVILVELKDKKLYIKDSGEGIDKDNISKIFEPYFTTKHQTFGMGMGLYMVHELLSEHMHYQIDIRNCEFSYQKNNYKGAEIIINFN